The Cucumis melo cultivar AY chromosome 6, USDA_Cmelo_AY_1.0, whole genome shotgun sequence genome includes a region encoding these proteins:
- the LOC103493338 gene encoding vicilin-like seed storage protein At2g18540, whose product MARDRNGELTTKRGSSDDDEPGEREGEDNSAPSKRISGKDSEKDRENSGSDADEGRKRTKSRRKSRENSDSDEKHGKRRGRSSRRKGKSRRRYSSSEEDSDSEDTESDSSMYDSESGYSDSESASSSSGSEEDSESEEERRRRKRKERRRRREKERERKRRRKEKEKKRRKKEREEEKRRKEKKKKEKKERGKKGAVTNSWGKYGIIKETDMWNKRPEFTAWLAEIKKVNLESLANWEEKQMFKEFMEDHNTATFPSKKYYNLDAYYQRKIQKDMKKGHKKVVAGERTVFDDEEQRRQELLIEREKHKEEQVEALKRSMQTGMAQAMKEQARLREEMAYQYKLGNFEAAAAIQRRLDPDVAL is encoded by the exons ATGGCGAGAGATCGAAATGGCGAGCTAACTACTAAGAGAGGAAGTTCCGACGACGACGAACCCGGCGAACGAGAAGGAGAAGACAACAGTGCTCCTTCAAAGAGGATCTCCGGTAAGGATTCCGAGAAAGATCGTGAAAATTCCGGTTCTGATGCAGACGAAGGACGAAAACGCACCAAATCAAGAAGAAAATCGCGGGAAAATTCGGATTCCGATGAGAAACATGGCAAGAGACGTGGGAGGAGTTCGAGAAGAAAGGGGAAATCCCGTAGACGATACAGTAGTAGTGAGGAGGACTCTGATTCTGAAGATACTGAATCTGATAGCTCGATGTATGATTCGGAGTCGGGGTATTCGGACTCTGAATCAGCTTCAAGTAGTTCGGGTTCGGAAGAGGATAGCGAGAGCGAGGAggagaggaggaggaggaagaggaaggaaaggaggaggagaagagagaaagagagagagcggaagaggaggagaaaagagaaggagaagaagaggaggaaaaaagagagagaggaagagaaacgaaggaaggagaagaaaaagaaggagaagaaggaaCGAGGAAAGAAGGGGGCAGTGACCAATTCTTGGGGAAAGTACGGGATTATCAAAGAAACTGATATGTG GAACAAGCGACCAGAGTTCACTGCATGGTTGGCTGAAATAAAAAAG GTTAACTTGGAAAGCCTAGCTAACTGGGAAGAGAAGCAAATGTTTAAGGA ATTCATGGAGGACCATAACACAGCTACTTTTCCATCCAAAAA GTACTACAATCTTGATGCTTATTACCAGCGTAAAATACAAAAAGATATGAAGAAAGGCCACAAAAAGGTTGTGGCAGGGGAGCGCACTGTGTTTGATGATGAAGAACAGAGGAG GCAAGAACTACTCATAGAACGTGAAAAGCACAAGGAAGAACAAGTGGAAGCCCTAAAGCGCTCTATGCAGACAGGAATG GCACAAGCAATGAAAGAACAAGCTCGACTCAGGGAGGAGATGGCTTACCAATACAAGCTTGGAAACTTTGAG GCTGCAGCTGCCATTCAACGAAGATTGGACCCAGATGTGGCCCTGTGA